One stretch of Streptomyces peucetius DNA includes these proteins:
- a CDS encoding AMP-dependent synthetase/ligase: MSVDLVVPAGAPEPVEPHKKQVDGVVREVSVPALVPAVTGGSLADIPFRNAREAPDDAVLSRKGADGVWQDVSAARFAEDVLAVAKGLIAEGLEPGDRIAIMSRTTYEWTLLDFAAWAAGLITVPVYPTSSAFQARWILQNSGAVACAVESAEQARLISNERGQLPGLDHLWAFDTGGLAQLRKAGEEARIPDAVVTARRASLSPETIATLIYTSGTTGRPKGCVLTHANFFAEVDNAIELLHPVFKSVSKEPASTLLFLPLSHVFGRMVAIGCIRARVRLGHAPSIRTEDLLADLAGFRPTFLLAIPYVLEKVFNTGRATAEKMGRAASFDRAAKIAQRYGLAVEAAQHGTGPGPSLGLRAARALYDPLVYRRIRAALGGKVRYAICGGSPLGRRLASFYAGAGIQVFEGYGLTETTAASTVTPPLRPRLGTVGWPMPGTAVRIADDGEVLLRGGQVCGGYWDAESGTAVPLTDREGWLPTGDLGALDGDGYLTITGRKKDIIITSGGKNVAPAPLEDWLRAHPLVSQCMVVGDDRPYITALLTLDQDGLDHWRRMKKKVHLPLADLVQDEELLDALQRAVDEANRLVSRAESIRRFTVLTVDLTEESGHLTPSLKLKRAAIARDFGSEIESLYDGRRG, translated from the coding sequence GTGTCAGTCGATCTGGTTGTCCCCGCCGGGGCGCCCGAGCCGGTGGAGCCGCACAAGAAGCAGGTGGACGGCGTGGTCCGGGAGGTGTCCGTGCCGGCGCTGGTCCCGGCCGTCACCGGCGGATCCCTCGCCGACATCCCCTTCCGCAACGCCCGTGAGGCGCCCGACGACGCCGTACTCAGCCGCAAGGGCGCCGACGGGGTCTGGCAGGACGTGAGCGCCGCGCGGTTCGCCGAGGACGTCCTCGCCGTCGCGAAGGGCCTGATCGCCGAGGGGCTGGAACCGGGCGACCGGATCGCGATCATGTCCCGTACGACGTACGAGTGGACGCTCCTCGACTTCGCCGCCTGGGCCGCCGGTCTGATCACCGTCCCCGTCTATCCGACGTCGTCCGCCTTCCAGGCGCGCTGGATCCTCCAGAACTCGGGCGCCGTGGCCTGCGCCGTCGAGAGCGCCGAACAGGCCAGGCTGATCAGCAACGAACGCGGTCAGTTGCCCGGCCTCGACCATCTCTGGGCCTTCGACACCGGCGGTCTCGCCCAGCTCCGGAAGGCCGGTGAGGAGGCCCGCATCCCCGACGCGGTCGTCACGGCCCGCAGGGCCTCGCTCTCGCCGGAAACGATCGCGACCCTGATCTACACCTCCGGCACCACCGGCCGCCCCAAGGGCTGCGTGCTCACCCACGCCAACTTCTTCGCCGAGGTCGACAACGCGATCGAGCTCCTGCACCCCGTCTTCAAGTCGGTCAGCAAGGAACCCGCCTCCACTCTCCTCTTCCTGCCCCTGTCGCACGTCTTCGGGCGCATGGTCGCCATCGGCTGCATACGCGCCCGGGTCCGGCTCGGGCACGCCCCGTCCATCCGGACGGAGGACCTGCTCGCGGACCTGGCGGGCTTCCGGCCGACGTTCCTGCTGGCCATCCCGTACGTGCTGGAAAAGGTCTTCAACACCGGCCGCGCCACCGCGGAGAAGATGGGCAGGGCCGCGTCCTTCGACCGCGCCGCGAAGATCGCGCAGCGGTACGGGCTGGCGGTCGAGGCCGCGCAGCACGGCACCGGACCGGGACCGTCGCTCGGGCTCAGGGCGGCGCGCGCGCTCTACGACCCGCTGGTCTACCGCCGGATCCGCGCGGCGCTCGGCGGCAAGGTGCGGTACGCCATCTGCGGCGGCTCACCGCTCGGCCGCCGGCTCGCCTCCTTCTACGCGGGCGCCGGCATCCAGGTCTTCGAGGGGTACGGCCTCACCGAGACCACCGCGGCCTCCACGGTCACCCCGCCGCTGCGGCCCCGGCTCGGGACGGTCGGCTGGCCGATGCCCGGCACGGCGGTACGCATCGCCGACGACGGCGAGGTGCTGCTGCGCGGCGGCCAGGTCTGCGGCGGCTACTGGGACGCCGAGAGCGGCACGGCGGTCCCGCTGACCGACCGGGAGGGCTGGCTGCCGACCGGTGACCTGGGGGCGCTCGACGGCGACGGCTATCTGACGATCACCGGGCGCAAGAAGGACATCATCATCACCTCCGGCGGCAAGAACGTCGCGCCGGCCCCGCTGGAGGACTGGCTGCGCGCCCACCCGCTGGTCTCCCAGTGCATGGTCGTCGGCGACGACCGTCCGTACATCACCGCCCTGCTCACCCTCGACCAGGACGGGCTCGACCACTGGCGGCGGATGAAGAAGAAGGTGCATCTCCCCCTGGCCGACCTGGTGCAGGACGAGGAACTGCTCGACGCGCTGCAGCGCGCGGTCGACGAGGCGAACCGGCTGGTCTCCCGGGCGGAGTCCATCCGCCGCTTCACGGTGCTGACGG